CGAGGCACTGAAGAAATCGAGCAAAGGGCCGACATGGCGACTCTGACCCAGCGCTACACCGACGAGGCCTTGGACTTTATCGAGGCGCACAAAGACGGACCGTTTTTCGTCTATATACCGCATACGATGCCACATACGAAGTTGGCCGCATCAGCTGAGTTCAAGGGCAAGTCCGCAGGTGGGCTGTATGGTGATGTCATCGAGGAACTCGATTTTCATATCGGTCGCGTGCTGGACCAGGTCGAGGCGCTCGGTCTTGCGGAGAGTACCTACGTGATTTTTACCAGCGACAATGGCCCATGGTTGATCCGTAAGCAGCACGGTGGCCATGCTGATCCGCTGCGAAGTGGTAAGACTTCCTGGTGGGAGGGCGGTTTGCGGGTGCCGTGCGTCATGTGGGCACCGGGACGTATACCCGCGGGCGTAGAAACGGATGCCGTGGCAGCCACCATCGATCTCATGCCAACCCTGGCGAATTTGGCGGGCACCACCGCGCCTCAGGATCGCGTGATCGATGGGGTCGATCTCTCGGACCTCATTCACGAAACAGCAGAGACCTTGGATCGTGTTTACTTTTACTACCAGCACGACTGCTTACGGGCGGTTCGCTTCGGTAAATGGAAACTGATGTTGCCACATACGGAACCGGTGGAGACCAGCATCGCAACGAAGTGGAGGAACCATATCAAGAAGGCCGATGCCATACGCATCCCGACGGCGCAGCTGTATGATCTAGATGCAGATATCGGCGAGACGAGCGATGTGGCAGACCGCTATCCGGAAATCGTGACGGAGCTGGTGAAACTCGCGGAGGGAGCACGTCAGGATATTGGTGACCACGATCTCTTCGGTGAAAATGCCCGCACATTTGGCGCTGCTCGGCGCACACTCTCTAACGAATCGGCTTATGCTGAGATTTTTAAAATCCCCTCAAAGAAGAAATGAAGCTCTCAGTATTCACTTTCTTGGTCGCGTTGCTTGCGAGCGCTGTCTATGCCGCTGAGCCGAAACAGAATGATTATCAAACACGTTTCAGCCCAAGCGTGAAACAGACTCCGGATTCGGAGGCGCGTTTGAATCAATGGTATCGCGATGCGAAATACGGAGCCTTCATCCACTTTGGTGTGTATTCGATGCTTGCAGGTCAATATGAGGGCAAAGTGACGAAGGGAAGCTATTCGGAATGGATTCGTAAGAATATGAGAATCGTTCCGCAGGACTATCACGCGGTTGCGGCAGAGTTTAATCCGTCGGAGTTTGATGCCGATGAGTGGGTGCACATCTTCAAGGAAAGCGGCATGAAGTATGTCGTGATCACTGCGAAGCACCATGATGGTTTTGCGCTGTATGATTCCGAAGTGAGCGACTTCAACATCGTCGATCATACGCCCTTCAAGCGCGATGTAATTAAAGAGCTGAGTGAGGCCTGTCAGCGAGTGGGGCTAAAGTTTGGAGTCTATTACTCGCATGCGAAAGACTGGGATGAGCCGTATGCCACAGGGCCTTTGATTACGAAGGATCTTCGCAATTTACACCCGGACCTGCCCAAAGACTTCAAGGCCGATCAGGATACATATTTTGACCGAAAGAGTCTGCCTCAGGTTGAAGAGCTTCTGACGAACTATAAAGTCGATCTGATTTGGTTTGATACGCCGCATGCGATGACAGCGGCGCGAGCGAAGCGCTTTAGTGATCTGGTCTGGAGATTGAACCCAGATTGCTTGATCAATTCTCGAATCTTATTGAAAGCGAACGATATCGTCACAGTGGAGAGCGTAAACTATTTCGATTTCGGTTCTCTGCGCGATAAGGAAGTGCCGCCAACACCACCTGCACCGGGCGCAATATATGTGGAATCTCCAGACAGCGTCAGCAGCTCTTACGGCTACAAGGCATTTGGTAAGCACCATTACCACTCGGGAAATGAGCTCGTCGAGCGTCTGGTGCACACCGTTTGCAATGGTGGTAACTACCTGCTGAACAACGGCCCGATGGGGAACGGCAAGATCGATCCCGAAGCCGTGCGTCTCTATGGGATCGACGGCGATTGGTTAAAGGTAAACGGCGAGTCGATTTACAACACACGCCCGAATCCCTTCGGCAATCGCCCCGGATGGGGTGACATCTCTGTCAGTCAGGATGGCAAGGCCGTCTACTTACACATCATGACATGGCCTACCTCGGGGAGTATCCGCCTAGAGGGATTGAGCTTAACTGCGGCGGCAGTTAGTTTTCTGGCCAATGGTGAGAAGGCTGAATTCAGCCAGCAAGACGGCACGCTGACAGTGACTCTGCCTGCTGAACCACTGAACCAATACGATACAGTGCTGAAAATGTCTTTGGACGATTGCCGATAAATTCGATAAATCATAAAGCTCACCCGTAGAATCACTTGTATAAGTGATAGTCCTGCATGCAATTTTACGTTATAGTGCTCCTGTCTAAACAGATTTTATGAAAATAAATATACTCCACCTCGCATCGGCGCTCTTGGCGTCGGCAAGTCTCTTTGCCCAACAGCCCAATGTCGTGCTGATCTTTGCCGACGATCTCGGTTATGGCGACTTGGGCTGCTATGGGGCGACCAAGGTGCAGACGCCGAATATCGATCGGCTGGCGGCGGAGGGGAAAAAGTTTACCGATGCACACTCGGCCTCGGCAGTGTGCACACCATCGCGCTACGGTTTGTTGACCGGGCAGTATCCTCTGCGTGCCAATGGAGGCAAAGGCCTCTGGGGCCCTGCGCCAGTTGAGTCGGGACTGCTGATTGATGTTGATACGCTGACCATCGCCGATGTCTTCAAGGATCAGGGTTATGATACCGCAGTATTCGGTAAATGGCACCTTGGTTTTGGTGAAGGCAAGAACGACTGGCAGGAGCCGCTGCGCCCCGGCCCCCAGAATCTAGGTTTTGATTATTATTTTGGCATGCCAGTGGTGAATAGCGCGCCGCCCTATGTTTATGTGGAGAACGACCGCATTGTGGGCAGTGATCCGAATGATCCGCTCGTTTATCTCGGTAGAAATGCGAAAGGGGCGACACCGCTCACGCCCATTCCTAAAGAAGCCGCGCAGCGCTCGGCTAATATATTCGGCGGGGCGGTCGAGGCTCACAAGTTGTTTAACGATTACGAAGTGGGCACCACCATCGCTCACAAAGCGACCGACTGGATTGCGTCGCGGGAGGGGAAGCCTTTCTTCCTTTATCTGGCCACGACCAATGTGCATCACCCTTTTACGCCGGCAAAGCAGTTTCAAGGTAGCAGCCAGGCCGGGCCTTACGGCGACTTCGTCCATGAGCTTGACTGGATCGTGGGCGAGGTGCGCAAGAGCCTCGAAGCTTCAGGAGTCGCTGATAACACCGTCATTATTTTCACCAGCGACAATGGCGGCATGTTTAATCTCGGCGGACGTGAAGCCGCCAAGTTGGGGCACAAGATTAACGGCGACCTGCTGGGTTCCAAGTTCGGTGTGTGGGAGGGCGGTCACCGTGTGCCCTTCATCGCCTGGTGGCCGGGCAAAATCGAGGCCGGCACGGTCTCCGATCAATTGATGAATAGCGTCGATTTATTGGCGACCTTCGCGACGCTGGTCGGCCGCGAACTCTCTGAGGCGGAGCAGAAGGACAGTATCAACATGCTCCCCGCGCTCACTGGCAATCCGGAGCAGCCATTGCGCACGGAAATGATCATGACGCCCAACAAGCCGAGCCATGCATCGATTCGCAAGGGCAAGTGGATGTATATTCCGGCGCAAAACGATGGCGGCTTTAAAGGCTCCAAGCCCCATCAACACGCCTGGGGCGGTCCAGCGGTCACCACCTTGGTCGGCACGCCCAACAGTGACATTGTGAATGGTAAGATCAAGAAGGGCGCACCGCGTGGGCAGCTCTACGATCTGGAAGCGGATCGCAATCAAACCCAGAATCTTTATAATCAATACCCGGAAGTCGTTGAGCAGATGAACGCATTGCTCGCGGAATATAATCAGGGTAAAAAATAAACCACCTAAACCCTTGGAAAGAATGACCATGAAGACCTCCCAATATCTATCACTCGCGCTGCTTCCTGCGTGTTTACTCATGAACGCGTGCCAAAGCAGCGATGCGCAAAGCGGAGTGGCGGCAGCTGATAGCCCAGTTACTGCATCCAACTCCGCGACGGTCGATGGCCTGATCCCTGCCGTTCGCGCGGAGGCCGCGGCGACTGTGGCCAATGTGAGCAAGGTAACCGTTACAGTCAAACGGACGAATTTAAACGGCATCGGCGAAGAGGAGGGTGTCATGCGCCGCGATCCCAGCGATGTGATCAAAGTGGGTGATCTCTATTACGTATGGTATTCCAAAGGTCCGATCGCGACTGGGTACGATGCCACGGTTTGGTATGCGACTTCACCTGACGGCTTTGACTGGACGGAGCAGGGCATGGCGTTGGACAAAGGCACTGAAGGCACTTGGGAGGGCGCAAGTGTCTTCACGCCCAACATCCTTGTGGCTGAAGGCAAATACTGGCTTTTCTATACGGGCATTTCCTCTTCATACTATGAGAAGCCATTCAACCCCGATTCCAAAATCGGAATCGCAGTTTCCGACTCACCAAACGGCCCATGGAAGAAGCTGAGCACCAACCCTGCGCTGACGAACAGCGAGGTCAGTTCGGACTTTGATAGTCATTTGGTCGACGACGCCTGCCTGATGGTGCGCGATGGCAAATACTGGTTCTACTACAAAGGCCGTCAGCTCGGTAAGAGCCCGGCACATACCAAAATGGGAGTCGCCATCGCCGATAAGCCGCAAGGCCCCTACGTGAAATACGAGAACAATCCGGTCATCCCCGGAAACCACGAAGTCGTTGCCTGGCCGCAAGGTTCGGGCGTGGCTGCCATGATCGGCCCGCGGGCGCCGACTGCAATTCGCCACTCCATCATGTATTCCGAAGACGGACTAAATTTCACCAAGACACACGATATCAAAGGCCACCCCTGGGCTGCCGGTTCGTATCGTCCCGAGGCCTTTACCGATCGCGACGGGGGGCAGCCCATCCAATGGGGCATCGAAATGGCGGTGACCAAGGGGAAGGGGAATCTTCCTTTCCTTCGTCGCTACGATGTCATCTGGTCGAAGTAAGCAAAGCTCCATCTTAGGAATCAGTTTCCATGCAAATACATAAGCGAACACTTCTGGCCCTGCTAACCGCGTGCCTATTCCATTCTGCGCCGCTGGAGGCCGCGGGTGCTGGTAAAGCCGTCGCCAAGGTCACTCGCACAGAACTCGCTGGGATCGGGCAAGAGGCGGGTGTGATGCGTCGCGACCCGAGCGATATTATCAAGATCGGTGATCAGTTTTATGTATGGTATTCGAAGGGGCCGATCTCCACTGGCTACAATGCCACGGTTTGGTATGCCACTTCGCAAGACGGCATTCATTGGACTGAACAGGGCGAGAGTATCGCAAAAGGCGAGCCGGGCAACTGGGACGCCGGCGGAGTTTTTACGCCCAACATCCTCGTGGCCGAGGGTAAGTATTGGCTTTTTTACACCGGAGTTTCCCGCGATTATGAACGTCCGTTTAATCCCGACTCCAAGATCGGTATCGTGGTGTCGGATTCTCCCGATGGCCCTTGGGAGCGTCTGCCGAACAATCCTGTCTTAAAGAACAGCGACAACCCTGGGGATTTTGATAGCCACTTGGTGGATGACGCCTGCCTCTTGGTGCGCAATGGGCAATACTACTTCTACTACAAAGGTCGCCAGTTGGGCAAGAGTCCGGCGGATACGCAAATGGGCTTGGCCATCGCTGATGCCCCGGGTGGACCTTACGTGCGAGTCGAGAGTAATCCGGTCATCCCGGGGAATCACGAAGTGCTGGTCTGGCCGCAAGGCGAGGGCGTCGCCGCCATGATTGGTAAAGTCGGCCCGAAGGCAATACAGCACACGGTTCTGTATGCCGAAGATGGTCTCAACTTTTCCAAGACACACGACATCGTCGGCGGCAGTCCTTGGGCGGGCGGCACGTATCGTCCCGAAGCCTTCACCGATAGTCAGCAAGGCGCAGCCCCCACTTGGGGCGTCGAGATCGGTAAGGTGAAAGATAAGAAAGTCTTACCCTTTATTCGCCGCGTCGACATCGAGTGGTCGGAGTAGGTGATTCGGGATAGGCGATCGGGACAGGAGTGTCCCGTCTCCTTTGGGCCTCACGGAGCATGGACACTCCTGTCCATGATTTTGGTCTTAGGGAATCGTTGCTGGATCTACCGTGCTACGTTTGGCTTCTTTGGGTGAAAGTGCGTTGATCTTGGCGATCTGCGCGTCATCCAGTTCAAAGTCAAATAGCTGGAGGTTTTGTGCCATGCGTTGCGGGTTGGAGCTTTTGGGCAGGACCACGCGGCCGCATTGCAGTTGCCAACGCAGGATCACCTGTCCGGTGGAGCGTCCGGTTTGTTGAGCGATCTCAGAGATCACCGGATCTTTCAAAATGCCATAGGCACCTGAGGCGAAGGGGGCGTAGGCCTCGACCAAGATGTCGTGGGATTGGCAATAGGCTTCCAATTCCGGGTCCTGACAATAGGGGTGGAGCTCAAACTGATTGACCGCAGGCACGGTACGTCCGGCGGAGATCAAGTCTTCGATGTGGTCGGCGGTAAAGTTGCAGACGCCAATCGCATGTGCGTCGCCGCGCTTGACCAACGATTCGAAGACCTCCCAAATCGCCAGACGCGCTTCGCGGGCGAAGCCTTTGTCCTTATTCACAAAGTCGCCCGGCCAGTGCATCAGTAGCAAGTCGACGTAGCCCATGCCGAGCTTTTCTTTGGAGGCTTCAAAGTCGTCCATCACCCGTTGCTGAATGTCGGGCACGGAGCCCCAATTCCAAGTTAAGCGGTGGGAGATCGCGACATGGGGCGGTGCGGCCGGGTGGGCCAACTTGGTGGTGATAAACAGGTCTTCGCGCTGAACTTGGCCTTCACTTAAAGCGCGCCCAACGATGTCGCCCACGTGGCGCTCGGTGCCGTAGCAATGCGCCGTGTCCAAGTGCTGATAGCCAGCCTTGAGGGCTTCGGTCACTCCATGCCAGGCGAGTTCAGGGCGAAAACCCTGCATTTCCGTGTCGTCGGTCCAGTTGCCAAAAGCGCAGCCAAAGCCTACCGCAGGGATGGTTTTACCCGTGTTTAATGTGAAATTCGGATCAGTCATCAAGCAAGCATAGAAGGATTTGGAGCAAATGCAACTGGTGGCCGAAAAGAGATCTAAGATTATGGGTGAACCTCGATTAAGCTGTGGTCCGTCAGAATGAGCGGAGTGTTGGAAATTGGCAGATTCAGTAATTCATTCATTCCATATTGATTCTGTACGACCTTTAATTGGTAGACGTTTTGAGTCTGTGGATCGATCAATACTGGAGATTCGAGATGTAATCCTGCGTCTAGCCAATATTCAAAGTGCATGCTACGCCAGATTGTTTCATTTTCAACTGGTTCGCGTAGCCACCAGCTAATGACGGGGATATTGTCACGGATGAAGCTGGCCTGGTAGGCTGAAGATGCTTGTGCGCGTGTGATGGCTTCCCCTGAATCGCCCCCTTCGAGTCGAAAAGAGGTGCGTCCTGCAGCTATTTCTAATGGATCATGCAGTAGTGTCGCTAAACTTTGCAAGGCGTCGTAAGCTGGCTTGGTTGTGCCATCTTCCATGCGAATTAATCCATAATGGCATGTATAGTTAAGTTCTCCCTGCATCATATAGTGTGAGAAATCACCCATGTTGAAATAATTGACGTGTTGCGCGTCGTAGCTGAGCTCGGCTAGCACGCGCCTCAAAAGCCAGCGTGCTTGTATGTCTTCACTCACTTGCATCGCAGCCATTGCTTGTGTGTTACCTGGTGGCACTTTCGAAGGGCAGCCAGTTTCGCCCTGCCAGTATGCGAGTGTAGGTTTATATTGTCTTAATAAACGCAAATATGCAGGGAACTCTTCGCTGCAATATTGTTCAGGCATATACTTATAGCCATGGTAGCTGACGGCATCGATCCAGTCTGCCATGCCACATTCCAGACAGTCGCGAGTGAATGTTAGGCCAGCGGGTGTCATTGCCCGGGCAAAGGCTCCGCCGATGATGTACGCGTCTGGCAATACCTTGCGAATCGCGGTCGCGGTGAGTGCCACGAGTTCCACGTATGTCTTGGGATGCGGCTTGGGCAGAAAGAAGCCACCGCCGTCGGGTTCGTTCCAAATTTCGAAATGGGTGATGCGTCCTTGATAGTGCCTTACGGTCGCAGCCACGTAGTTTTTCCATCCCTGACGTTCCTTCTCTGTATAAATAGGAGGGTTGCCCACCCCAGCCGAGCCAGCTCCATCAGTGTAGAGCACATTGCCATAGCTTAAGCTCAACCACGGTTGAATGCCACGTTGGATCAAAGGATCTATGATCGCATCCAGCCATTCGAAATTATACTGTCCCGCAACTGTTTCTGTTCTGGCCCAACCGCTCTGTACACGTGCCCATTTGACTCCGAGAGCTCCAACGACTTTCCATGCGGGGGCGACATCCCACATGTTTCGATCCAGTGTTTCGAATCCCACGCCCAAGCGTGAGGATTGGATGTCTTGGCTCGCCTTTGTTTGTAGACGTCCAAGTAGAGGGAATTGTTGAAAGGTTGTTGTGTGTGTGTTCATACCTTATCGTTTGGTCCTCTACTATGAAAGTTGATTTTATCTTTGTTTATTAGTCGTGAGGCCATCAGATTTTGTCTAATGATTAGAATCAATCCCTTAGGATGTGTAGTCTGTTTTTTATTTGTTTTTTCTGTCTGCTTTATACAGGCGGAGGGAACCGCGCCCAATGTTGTTCTGATCGTGGTCGAGGATCTCGGCTACGGGGATCTGGGCTGCTACGGCGCAACGAAAGTGGCCACGCCGAACATTGATCAACTGGCGGAGCGGGGACGGCGCTTTACCGATGCCCATTCCGCGTCGGCGGCGAGCTCGCCTTCGCGCTATGCCGTGTTGACGGGGGCGTATCCGTTTCGCCGTAACCTGTGGGCGCCGGCCCGCAACGATGCCGCGCTCCTGATCGATCCAGAGCAGTCGACACTGGCCAATCTGTTTCAGGCAAAGGGCTATGCCACGGCCTTTATCGGTAACTGGCAACTGGGCTTTGGCGAAGGAGGACACGACTGGCCCGAGCTCCTTAAAGCTGGTCCCTTGTCGCTGGGCTTTGATTATTTCTACGGATTGCCCGTAGGCAATAGCGTGAGTCCGTTTGTTTATGTTGAGAACGAGCAAATTGTCGGTGGAGACCCCGAGGATCCGCTTGTCTATCTGGGCCGAAAGCGAGGCAAAGAGGCCACGCCGCTGACGCCGATCTTACCCGAGGAAGGGCAGCGCTCGGACAACGAGTTTGGCGGCGCGCAAAGGGCGCATGCGATCTATGACGACTATGCAGTCGGCAGCCAACTGACGCAGAAAGCGAACGACTGGATCGCATCACAGGCCCGTTCGACAGGCTCAGGGCAGGCAGGCCAGCCCTTCTTCCTGTATTATTCCACCGTGCAGATCCATCACCCCTACACGCCGGCCGCGCCGTTTCGCGGCAGCAGTGAGGCGGGGCTCTATGGGGATGTCATTCATGAGCTCGACTGGCTAGTGGGACAGCTCGTCGACCAACTCGAAAGCCAGGGAGTCTTGGAGAACACTTTGATCATTCTGACCAGTGACAATGGTCCCATGTTCAGCGCAGTCGGGCAGGCTGCCTTTAAGCAGGGACACGACAGTCGTGGCGAATTGTTGGGCTACAAATTCAGCGCCTGGGAGGGCGGGCATCGTGTGCCCTTCATTGCCAGTTGGCCGGGGAAGATTGATCCAGGCACGCAGTCGGATCAATTGCTGAGTACGATGGATCTCTTTGCCACTTTTGCCGCCTTGACCCAGCAGGCGAATGTCGCGCCGGACAGTATCAATATGCTACCCGCCTTGTTGGAAGCGCCGGAGCAAGCACTCCGCGATCATCTGATCATCGCCGCGCGTCAAGAGGGGCATCTTGCGCTGCGAGCAGGGAAGTGGGCCTACCTCCCTTTTCAGGGCGGTGCTGGTTTTAAGGGGAAGAAGCCAGGCCAAAACAATTTTGGCGGTCCGCCTGCAGTTGCATTCTCAGGTCGTGAAAATAGCGACATTGAGAATGGGCGGATACGCAAAGACGCCCCGCCTGCACAGCTTTACGATCTAGAAGCCGACCCCAGTCAAAGCAAGAACCTGTATCACGAGCATCCCGATGTTGTAAAACAGTTGGCCTCCTTATTATCGGAGTACAAAAGCGCAAAGTAGTTGTTTTCGGACCCCTTATGTAGGCGTGTTCCGACTCCTGGATGGACTCATCACTCACGCCAGGCTCTTCGACCAGGATTGGGCACTTGTTCTTTTCAATATCGAAAAAATAGAAGCTTTAATAACGGGAAATAAGCTTGTATGCAGAAGCGATGAATCTTCGCTGGATACATTCTATTTTACTTTGGATTCTGCCTTCTCTGGCCCTTGCTGGGATTGAGTTTAATGAAGGAGACTATGAAAAGAGCTTTGTCCTGGGACTGGAGCAGCCCGGAAATCTGACACTGGACCTCAAAAAGGAGTATAAGGGACAGCAGAGTGCCGAGCTTATGTTTGTCTACGATGAGGTCCGTATGCGCTGGGAGCAAAAAGGAGATCATATCCATCTTTACCGCTTACCCGCTTATCGTGATCGTAGTGAAGAGGAATTGGCCTTTGTTCTCAGCTATGAGCCTGAAGCGCAGGTTTTGATCTTTGAGCCGGAGGGGTTATTGAAAAATCAGGCTTACTTTGATTTTTTTGCTGAGAAAAAATGGCAAGCGGCGAACAAGCGGGCGGACTCTGGCTATAGAATGTATCAGGCCAGTCGCAATCAGCCGAGGAGTTTCTATCAACTAAAGAGTAAAGGCAGCTTTCCGGACGACACGCCTGCGGTGCTCATGAATCTAGCGGCACGCCTCTTTCGTGACCGTGTGCATGAGCTAAGGGCACCGCTTTTATATCCTGACTTGGATGCGTCGACCTTGCGAGTCGTGGCGGAGGCTATGTTCGACGAAGAATATGATCAGCATACGCTGCATCGTCCACTGGTGGCGGCTCATCCGCATACGCCAGCAGACTTGCGCGATCGATTCTTTGAAAGTGAAGGACATAATCGGGTTCAGGTCTGGCGTGCGGTGGCAATGCGGGAAGATGAATCGGAGGCGCGCTATCAAGCGTATTTGCGTCGAATCAAAGAGGGGGAGCAGTTGGACCGACACATGGTCGCCCGGGATCGTGAAGCACCACGAGAAGCCTGGGAACTGGCACTCGCGCCAGGGGAGCGCGATGTATTGCGGGAGTTTAGTCGGAATCCGAATGCGCCGGCAGATATGATCACAGATCTATTTCAGAGTGGAGCCTTGAAGCATGATGCGGGGGGCATGGCCTCCAACCCACAAACTCCGCCTGCGGTGCTGGATGCCCTGTCAAATACCGAAGAGAAACAGATCCTTTGGGCCTTGCAGCGTAACCCGTCCACCCCGGAGGCGACGATTCTGAAGATCCTTAATTATTTTGCAAACAGTCCGAGTGCTAACTTAAGAGGGCATGCGGCCCGGGACGAACGCACCCCTGTAGACCTGCTCGAGAAGTTGGCTCAGGATGTGAACACTAATGTTCGCATCGGTGTTGCGGTGAATTCCGGGGCGCCCCGTCACCTGCTGGAACAACTCGCCGAAGACAGGCATCAAGTGCCCGCCGAGCGTGCGCGGGATACCCTCAGAAGGTATCATAAGGCGGTCTATGAGGCGAAGAAGGCAAGCTGGACACCGAGTGATCAGCTCAACCCCCACAATGATCTCTCTCAAGAGTTTATTGCAGCGATAAAAGCGGGTGATCAGGACGCGGCGCGTAAATTGATCGCCTACACAGATGATCCCGAAACCCGTCTGAAGGATATGGACATCCTGTGGGCGATTCAGAATCATAACTTTGAGGACTTCAAAGTTTTGTTTAAGGAGACGCTGATGAAGCTGGAGCCCCGCTCGCGTCTGAACATGTTGAATCGTGATCAGGTCACTGCCGAGCAATTGAGTTGGGCGATTGATGAGGGAGTGGTGACAGCGGACCAGGCGCCGCAGGTCGTGGGTAATTACACGCGCAAGGGGCGCAACGATTTGATCGAGATTTTGGAGGAAGCCGGTCTGCTGGATTCGATTGATGAACAATCGGCAACGGAATGCCTATTTGTTGCCGTCCTCACGCGCAACGAAGCGCTCAGCGCATTCTGGCTGGGTAAAGGCGCTGACCCCAACCGCAAAGGTCGCGAAAACTTAACTGCAATCGAGGTCGCCAAGCGCTTCCGTTCCTTGTCGATCCTTGAGCTGCTCGATCAGGAAGGTCGCCACGCAGACTTTGTTGAAGAGATTCGACGGGAGTTTCCAGTTCCGAATAATCCGGACTATGTCGGCGTCTGGACGAATCGAATGGATGGCTTTGGAGAAAGCTCGATGCGTCTCTTTGAAGACGGCAGCGGCCGCATCGGAGCGACTATGGTGCTATTGCCGTTTCTTTGGAAAGAAGTGGGGGAGAAGCAGATTGAGCTCGCGATGGTGAATCCTGATTCCGGCGAGTTAATTGAGGAGCGCATGCAATTCGTGCTAACTGATAGGCTGAAGGAACATCCGAATGAAAAGCGCTCTGTGCCGATGCTGCAAGCAGTGGGGAAGGACCTCGTATACTTTAAGGTATCAACGGATACGAAATGAGCCTCGAATGAGGTGGGATACGTTTTCTAGCTAATATTATTTTAATTATTTTTTTGGGAATAAAGCTTTGGTTGTTTCCTCGCAGCTCCAACGCAACTACTGCTAACAATTTAATAAACCGCATGACTTTCGGGAAAAAATGCCAGTCCCTACTTACCATATTATCTTTATTCTCCTGTGCCGGCTGTGCTGTGCATCGGGTGAACGAATCGCCAGAGGCGCCTATGCAGGCGTCTCACTACCAAACGGTTGTGCAGACCGGGGACGGAGCCTCGGCTAGCGTTTGGTGGCAGGCCTTTGAGCGCCCGGAGCTGGACGCTTTGATCCAGCAAGCGCTAGCCGCGAATCCGGGCCTAGGGCAGGCGATGGAGCGTGTGCGCCAAGCACGTTTCCTTGCAGCCCAATCGGCTGCCGGTGGCAAGCCGAAGCTCTCACTTGACGGCGCCGCGGGTCGTGACTGGGAGGGGCGTCAGCCGGATGATTGGACTTGGAGCGCGGGCCTCGGCGCAGCTTGGGAGCTGGATCTGTTCCGGCGTATTGAAAGCCAGCGTTTGAGTGACAGATACAGTGCGCAAGCGCGTCAGGCGGATGCGGAACTGGTCGCGCTCTCGCTCTCGATTGAGGTGGCGAATGCCTACTTTGGTTCGGTAGCGGCGGCGAATAAATTACAGCTGCTCCAGCAGCAGGTGGAGCTGGATCAGGATCTGCTGGAATTGATTCAACTGCGCCGTGATCAGGGAGTGGGCACGGTGGTGGATGTGCTGCAGCAGGAAAGTCAATTGGCCGATAGCCAGACCTTGATTCCT
The nucleotide sequence above comes from Coraliomargarita algicola. Encoded proteins:
- a CDS encoding sulfatase family protein — encoded protein: MKRILNILNYLAIIMAPICVSAAKPNFIIIFTDDQGYQDLGCYGSPDIKTPRLDRMAEEGMRFTNFYAQTVCGPSRGALMTGCYPIRFARQDDPNSIHPELHTEEVTIAEVLKAQGYATGAFGKWDLAGHNPEAYKQELLPTYQGFDTFFGTPGSNDKYVKLLRGTEEIEQRADMATLTQRYTDEALDFIEAHKDGPFFVYIPHTMPHTKLAASAEFKGKSAGGLYGDVIEELDFHIGRVLDQVEALGLAESTYVIFTSDNGPWLIRKQHGGHADPLRSGKTSWWEGGLRVPCVMWAPGRIPAGVETDAVAATIDLMPTLANLAGTTAPQDRVIDGVDLSDLIHETAETLDRVYFYYQHDCLRAVRFGKWKLMLPHTEPVETSIATKWRNHIKKADAIRIPTAQLYDLDADIGETSDVADRYPEIVTELVKLAEGARQDIGDHDLFGENARTFGAARRTLSNESAYAEIFKIPSKKK
- a CDS encoding alpha-L-fucosidase, producing the protein MKLSVFTFLVALLASAVYAAEPKQNDYQTRFSPSVKQTPDSEARLNQWYRDAKYGAFIHFGVYSMLAGQYEGKVTKGSYSEWIRKNMRIVPQDYHAVAAEFNPSEFDADEWVHIFKESGMKYVVITAKHHDGFALYDSEVSDFNIVDHTPFKRDVIKELSEACQRVGLKFGVYYSHAKDWDEPYATGPLITKDLRNLHPDLPKDFKADQDTYFDRKSLPQVEELLTNYKVDLIWFDTPHAMTAARAKRFSDLVWRLNPDCLINSRILLKANDIVTVESVNYFDFGSLRDKEVPPTPPAPGAIYVESPDSVSSSYGYKAFGKHHYHSGNELVERLVHTVCNGGNYLLNNGPMGNGKIDPEAVRLYGIDGDWLKVNGESIYNTRPNPFGNRPGWGDISVSQDGKAVYLHIMTWPTSGSIRLEGLSLTAAAVSFLANGEKAEFSQQDGTLTVTLPAEPLNQYDTVLKMSLDDCR
- a CDS encoding sulfatase family protein translates to MKINILHLASALLASASLFAQQPNVVLIFADDLGYGDLGCYGATKVQTPNIDRLAAEGKKFTDAHSASAVCTPSRYGLLTGQYPLRANGGKGLWGPAPVESGLLIDVDTLTIADVFKDQGYDTAVFGKWHLGFGEGKNDWQEPLRPGPQNLGFDYYFGMPVVNSAPPYVYVENDRIVGSDPNDPLVYLGRNAKGATPLTPIPKEAAQRSANIFGGAVEAHKLFNDYEVGTTIAHKATDWIASREGKPFFLYLATTNVHHPFTPAKQFQGSSQAGPYGDFVHELDWIVGEVRKSLEASGVADNTVIIFTSDNGGMFNLGGREAAKLGHKINGDLLGSKFGVWEGGHRVPFIAWWPGKIEAGTVSDQLMNSVDLLATFATLVGRELSEAEQKDSINMLPALTGNPEQPLRTEMIMTPNKPSHASIRKGKWMYIPAQNDGGFKGSKPHQHAWGGPAVTTLVGTPNSDIVNGKIKKGAPRGQLYDLEADRNQTQNLYNQYPEVVEQMNALLAEYNQGKK
- a CDS encoding family 43 glycosylhydrolase, with protein sequence MKTSQYLSLALLPACLLMNACQSSDAQSGVAAADSPVTASNSATVDGLIPAVRAEAAATVANVSKVTVTVKRTNLNGIGEEEGVMRRDPSDVIKVGDLYYVWYSKGPIATGYDATVWYATSPDGFDWTEQGMALDKGTEGTWEGASVFTPNILVAEGKYWLFYTGISSSYYEKPFNPDSKIGIAVSDSPNGPWKKLSTNPALTNSEVSSDFDSHLVDDACLMVRDGKYWFYYKGRQLGKSPAHTKMGVAIADKPQGPYVKYENNPVIPGNHEVVAWPQGSGVAAMIGPRAPTAIRHSIMYSEDGLNFTKTHDIKGHPWAAGSYRPEAFTDRDGGQPIQWGIEMAVTKGKGNLPFLRRYDVIWSK
- a CDS encoding family 43 glycosylhydrolase, producing MQIHKRTLLALLTACLFHSAPLEAAGAGKAVAKVTRTELAGIGQEAGVMRRDPSDIIKIGDQFYVWYSKGPISTGYNATVWYATSQDGIHWTEQGESIAKGEPGNWDAGGVFTPNILVAEGKYWLFYTGVSRDYERPFNPDSKIGIVVSDSPDGPWERLPNNPVLKNSDNPGDFDSHLVDDACLLVRNGQYYFYYKGRQLGKSPADTQMGLAIADAPGGPYVRVESNPVIPGNHEVLVWPQGEGVAAMIGKVGPKAIQHTVLYAEDGLNFSKTHDIVGGSPWAGGTYRPEAFTDSQQGAAPTWGVEIGKVKDKKVLPFIRRVDIEWSE